From Thermus albus, one genomic window encodes:
- a CDS encoding ABC transporter permease has protein sequence MKRLLSLHALLVYLFLYLPILVIVALSFNESRRGVRFTGFTLDWYRALFQDPRVLEYFLNTLTVAFVSTLVATLLGTLLAVGLVRYRFPGKGFFRYLLYVPVVVPDVVMGVSLLLLFALARELLGFPRLSLLTVILGHITFQVAFVTLVVRSRLLLLDPALEEAARDLGARGWQTFWHVTLPLAWPGVAAGALLALTLSLDDFVVTFFTAGPGATTLPLYIYSSVKLGVSPKVHALSTLIIGLSAFFLALGYAVSRRRV, from the coding sequence ATGAAGAGGCTCCTTTCCCTCCACGCCCTCTTGGTCTACCTCTTCCTTTACCTGCCCATCCTGGTCATCGTGGCCCTTTCCTTCAACGAGAGCCGCCGAGGAGTGCGCTTCACCGGCTTCACCCTGGACTGGTACCGGGCCCTATTCCAAGACCCGCGGGTCTTGGAATATTTTCTGAACACCCTCACCGTGGCCTTTGTGTCCACCTTGGTGGCCACCCTTTTGGGGACGCTTTTGGCGGTGGGGCTCGTGCGCTACCGCTTTCCCGGCAAGGGGTTTTTCCGCTACCTCCTTTACGTTCCCGTGGTGGTGCCCGATGTGGTCATGGGGGTTTCCCTCCTCCTCCTTTTCGCCTTGGCCCGGGAGCTTTTGGGCTTTCCCCGGCTATCCCTCCTGACGGTGATCCTGGGCCACATTACCTTCCAGGTGGCCTTCGTGACCCTGGTGGTGCGCTCGAGGCTCCTTCTCCTGGACCCGGCCCTGGAGGAGGCGGCCCGCGACCTGGGGGCCCGGGGGTGGCAGACCTTTTGGCACGTGACCCTGCCCCTGGCCTGGCCGGGGGTGGCGGCGGGGGCCCTTTTGGCCCTTACCCTTTCCCTGGACGACTTTGTGGTCACCTTCTTTACCGCCGGACCCGGGGCCACCACCCTGCCCCTTTATATTTATTCCAGTGTAAAGCTGGGAGTAAGCCCTAAGGTCCACGCCCTTTCCACCTTGATCATCGGCCTTAGCGCCTTCTTTCTGGCCTTGGGGTATGCTGTAAGCCGGAGGCGGGTATGA
- a CDS encoding polyamine ABC transporter substrate-binding protein encodes MRRFSILLLVLILVGSGFYLLRPKTGAGAEGTLYFLNWADYIPEELLRKFEAETGAKVVLDTFESPEAMLAKLKAGADREFSLVVAPDYYVLQMAREGLLAPLEKERLKNLANLDPFFLDPPYDPGQQYSVPYLWGTTGLAYREDLVKGPVDSYAVLFEPARQVGPFLLLDEMRETIGAALKYLGYSVNTTDPEALEKAKGLLLEAKRRSVGFAGGVEALNRILGGDAAVALAYSGDVLQARQEDERLRYAIPKEGGTLWTDALVVLKRGPAQDLAYRFIDFLLEPQNAATLAEYTRYATPVAMALPLLPEEMRQDPTVFPPEEVREKLEFLKDLGPDIVLYDRVWTEVKAR; translated from the coding sequence ATGAGGCGGTTTTCCATCCTTTTGTTGGTGCTCATCCTGGTGGGCTCGGGGTTTTACCTCCTGCGGCCAAAGACAGGGGCCGGGGCAGAAGGGACCCTTTATTTCCTCAACTGGGCGGATTACATCCCAGAGGAGCTCCTCAGGAAGTTTGAGGCAGAAACCGGGGCCAAGGTGGTGCTGGACACCTTTGAGTCCCCCGAGGCCATGCTGGCCAAGCTGAAGGCGGGGGCGGACCGGGAGTTTTCCCTGGTGGTGGCCCCCGACTACTACGTGCTCCAGATGGCCCGGGAGGGCCTCCTCGCCCCCCTGGAGAAGGAACGGTTGAAGAACCTGGCCAACCTGGACCCCTTTTTCCTGGACCCGCCCTACGACCCTGGCCAGCAGTACTCCGTGCCCTACCTCTGGGGCACCACGGGCCTGGCCTACCGGGAGGATTTGGTAAAGGGCCCTGTGGACTCCTACGCCGTCCTCTTTGAGCCGGCCCGGCAGGTGGGGCCTTTCCTCCTCCTGGACGAGATGCGGGAGACCATCGGGGCGGCCTTGAAGTACTTGGGCTACTCGGTGAACACCACCGACCCCGAGGCTCTAGAGAAGGCCAAGGGGCTTCTCCTCGAGGCCAAGCGCCGCTCCGTGGGCTTCGCTGGAGGGGTGGAGGCCTTGAACCGCATCCTGGGCGGGGATGCGGCGGTGGCCCTCGCCTATTCCGGGGATGTCCTCCAGGCCAGGCAGGAGGACGAAAGGCTCCGCTACGCCATCCCCAAGGAGGGGGGCACCCTCTGGACCGACGCCCTGGTGGTCCTGAAGCGGGGTCCGGCCCAGGACCTGGCCTACCGCTTCATAGACTTTCTCTTGGAGCCTCAAAACGCCGCCACCTTGGCCGAATACACCCGCTATGCCACCCCGGTGGCCATGGCCCTTCCCCTGCTCCCTGAGGAGATGCGCCAGGACCCCACGGTGTTTCCTCCGGAGGAGGTGCGGGAAAAGCTTGAGTTCCTTAAGGACCTAGGGCCGGATATCGTCCTTTACGACCGGGTCTGGACCGAGGTGAAGGCTCGCTAA
- a CDS encoding c-type cytochrome produces MRKLLLLLLLGQGLAWAQGAEGLWAKTCAVCHGDKAQGVKPYPGLQGAAPFFATPEGRRYLVLAVLYGKKGEAGLMPGFAQLKDEELAALLNHLRALLQAKGEAFTAEEIRRERGLNLTPDKVKRP; encoded by the coding sequence ATGAGGAAACTTCTCCTTCTTCTCCTTTTGGGCCAAGGCCTGGCCTGGGCCCAAGGAGCGGAAGGGCTATGGGCCAAAACCTGCGCTGTCTGCCACGGGGATAAGGCCCAAGGGGTAAAGCCTTACCCCGGCCTCCAGGGGGCGGCCCCCTTCTTCGCCACCCCGGAGGGTAGGCGGTACCTGGTGCTGGCGGTCCTCTACGGCAAAAAGGGGGAGGCAGGGCTTATGCCTGGCTTCGCCCAGCTCAAGGATGAGGAGCTGGCCGCCCTTTTGAACCACCTAAGGGCCCTTCTCCAGGCCAAGGGGGAGGCCTTTACGGCGGAGGAGATCCGCCGGGAGCGGGGCCTAAACCTCACTCCCGACAAGGTGAAGCGCCCTTAA
- the ilvD gene encoding dihydroxy-acid dehydratase — MKSDRIKKGLQQAPARSMLRAVGVGDEDFSRPFVGVVNTFTDGMPCNYHLRQLALDVKAGLREAGVFPFEFGAPAISDGISMGTPGMRASLVSREVIADSVELVAQGYLYDGMVVLSACDKTIPGGAMGVIRSGVPGMVLYGGTIAPGEWRGRKLTIVSVFEAVGQRAAGKIDDQELLEIERRAIPGPGACGGQYTANTMAMALEALGLSPVGYNAIPAVHPEKPRATREAGRILAQALERDWKPKDFLTRRSFLNAIAAVAATGGSTNAVLHLLAIAKEAGVELSLDDFDQVSRKTPVIADLLPWGTYTAWELHEAGGTALVFKKLLEAGLLYGDERTLTGNTLAEEVERAYREAEGQKVVFPVEKALKPQGGLVVLRGNLAPRGAVLKLAGTERTYFEGPARVFDSEEAAMEKVLGKEIRPGDVVVIRYVGPKGAPGMPEMLSVTSALVGEGLGPEVALLTDGRFSGGTRGLMIGHVAPEAFVGGPIALLQEGDRVRIDVERRLLEVLLPEEELKKRQERWQPRPPAFTHGVFARYAALVRQADEGAVLEDPL; from the coding sequence ATGAAATCGGACCGCATCAAGAAAGGCTTGCAGCAAGCCCCCGCCCGTTCCATGCTCCGGGCGGTGGGCGTGGGGGACGAGGACTTTTCTAGGCCCTTCGTGGGGGTGGTGAACACCTTCACCGACGGCATGCCCTGCAACTACCACCTCCGCCAGCTGGCCCTGGACGTGAAGGCCGGGCTTCGGGAGGCCGGGGTCTTCCCCTTTGAGTTCGGGGCCCCCGCCATCTCCGACGGCATCAGCATGGGCACCCCCGGGATGCGGGCCAGCCTCGTAAGCCGGGAGGTTATCGCCGACAGCGTGGAACTGGTGGCCCAGGGCTACCTCTATGACGGCATGGTGGTCCTTTCCGCCTGCGACAAAACCATCCCCGGAGGGGCCATGGGGGTGATCCGGAGTGGGGTTCCGGGGATGGTCCTCTACGGGGGCACCATCGCTCCGGGCGAGTGGCGGGGAAGGAAGCTCACCATTGTCTCGGTGTTTGAGGCGGTAGGACAGCGGGCCGCAGGGAAGATAGACGACCAGGAACTTCTGGAAATAGAACGCCGGGCCATCCCCGGCCCCGGGGCCTGCGGGGGCCAGTACACCGCCAACACCATGGCCATGGCCCTCGAGGCCCTGGGCCTCTCCCCCGTGGGCTACAACGCCATCCCCGCCGTGCACCCGGAAAAGCCCAGGGCCACCCGGGAAGCGGGCCGCATCCTGGCCCAGGCCCTAGAGCGGGACTGGAAGCCCAAAGACTTCCTCACCAGGAGGAGCTTCCTCAACGCCATCGCCGCCGTGGCCGCCACGGGAGGAAGCACCAACGCCGTCCTCCACCTCCTGGCCATCGCCAAGGAGGCGGGGGTGGAGCTTTCCTTGGACGACTTTGACCAGGTTTCCCGCAAGACCCCGGTGATCGCTGACCTCCTCCCCTGGGGCACCTACACCGCCTGGGAGCTCCACGAGGCTGGGGGCACCGCCTTGGTCTTTAAAAAGCTCCTGGAGGCGGGGCTTCTCTATGGGGACGAAAGGACCCTCACCGGCAACACCCTGGCCGAGGAGGTGGAGCGGGCCTACCGGGAGGCGGAGGGGCAGAAGGTGGTCTTCCCCGTGGAAAAGGCCTTGAAGCCCCAAGGGGGCCTGGTGGTGCTAAGGGGCAACCTGGCACCCAGGGGAGCGGTATTAAAGCTGGCCGGCACCGAGCGGACCTATTTTGAAGGACCGGCCCGGGTCTTTGACTCCGAGGAGGCCGCCATGGAAAAGGTCCTGGGCAAGGAGATCCGCCCCGGGGACGTGGTGGTGATCCGTTACGTGGGGCCCAAGGGGGCTCCCGGCATGCCGGAGATGCTCTCCGTCACCAGCGCCTTGGTGGGGGAAGGCCTGGGCCCTGAGGTGGCCCTCCTCACCGATGGCCGCTTCTCCGGGGGCACAAGGGGGCTGATGATCGGCCACGTGGCCCCCGAGGCTTTCGTGGGAGGCCCCATCGCCCTGTTGCAGGAGGGAGATAGGGTACGCATTGACGTGGAAAGGCGCCTTCTGGAGGTCCTCCTTCCTGAAGAGGAACTAAAGAAACGCCAGGAGCGCTGGCAACCCCGGCCTCCCGCCTTCACCCACGGGGTTTTCGCCCGTTATGCCGCCCTGGTGCGGCAGGCGGATGAAGGGGCGGTCCTGGAAGACCCCCTTTAA
- a CDS encoding SDR family NAD(P)-dependent oxidoreductase encodes MRRTLILTGASRGIGRALALELAQAGYDLVLNARSEKPLMEVAEEVRALGARAEAVAGSAGKAQVAEELVRKAEALGGFYGYIHNAGVLHPGPLVYELAEALFMEVLEANLIAGYQLARFAYPLLRPRGEGVAVYVGSGAAESNLPGIGAYAVAKAAEEHLAKQLAAEVPEITCFVYRPGVVETDMQRQAREAQGSAAPVLHQVFRGYKEEGLLLTPERAAEALVRLLQRPRQYHGRMVSWRDA; translated from the coding sequence ATGAGAAGGACCCTGATCCTCACCGGGGCCAGCCGGGGCATCGGCCGGGCTTTGGCCCTGGAGCTGGCCCAGGCGGGGTACGATTTGGTCCTAAACGCCCGCTCGGAGAAGCCCTTAATGGAGGTGGCCGAGGAGGTGCGGGCCCTGGGGGCAAGGGCAGAGGCGGTGGCGGGGAGCGCCGGGAAGGCCCAGGTGGCCGAGGAGCTGGTGAGAAAGGCGGAGGCATTGGGAGGCTTTTACGGCTACATCCACAACGCCGGAGTCCTGCACCCCGGGCCCTTGGTATACGAGCTCGCCGAAGCCCTCTTCATGGAGGTCCTCGAGGCCAACCTCATCGCCGGGTACCAGCTGGCCCGCTTCGCCTACCCCCTTCTGCGGCCACGGGGAGAGGGGGTAGCGGTCTACGTGGGCTCCGGGGCGGCGGAGTCTAACCTCCCCGGCATCGGGGCCTATGCCGTGGCCAAGGCCGCCGAGGAGCACCTGGCCAAGCAGCTGGCTGCGGAGGTGCCCGAGATCACCTGCTTCGTCTACCGGCCCGGGGTGGTGGAGACCGATATGCAACGCCAGGCCCGCGAGGCCCAGGGAAGCGCCGCCCCGGTGCTGCATCAGGTTTTCCGCGGGTACAAGGAGGAAGGCCTCCTCCTCACCCCAGAAAGGGCGGCAGAGGCCCTGGTGCGCCTTCTCCAAAGGCCGCGGCAGTACCATGGAAGGATGGTTTCCTGGAGGGACGCATGA
- a CDS encoding Uma2 family endonuclease: MLRYRFSAEDFHRMAEAGILPEDARVELLEGEIVNMSPVGKRHMAAVKRLLDLLFPLQQARKALLQVQDPLRLSQESELQPDLVLLAYREDFYRDRIPEAQDALLLVEVAETSLPYDLGVKVPLYAKAGVPEVWVVDLEGGRVLVHRGPGEGGYKEVRTLGAGETLAFMGVEIPAEELL, encoded by the coding sequence ATGCTCCGCTACCGTTTCAGCGCCGAAGACTTCCACCGCATGGCGGAGGCCGGCATCCTCCCCGAGGACGCCCGGGTGGAACTCCTGGAAGGGGAGATCGTGAACATGAGCCCTGTGGGCAAGCGCCATATGGCCGCGGTCAAACGCCTTTTGGACCTTCTCTTCCCCCTGCAACAGGCGAGAAAAGCCCTCCTGCAGGTTCAAGACCCCTTGCGGCTTTCCCAGGAAAGCGAACTCCAACCCGACCTGGTCCTCCTCGCCTACCGGGAAGACTTCTACCGGGACCGGATCCCAGAAGCCCAAGACGCCCTCCTTTTGGTGGAGGTGGCGGAGACCTCCTTGCCCTACGACCTAGGGGTGAAGGTCCCCCTCTACGCCAAGGCGGGGGTCCCGGAGGTCTGGGTGGTGGACCTGGAAGGGGGAAGGGTCTTGGTGCATAGGGGGCCGGGAGAAGGAGGCTACAAGGAGGTGAGGACCCTGGGGGCGGGCGAGACCCTGGCCTTCATGGGGGTGGAGATCCCCGCGGAGGAGCTCCTATGA
- the leuB gene encoding 3-isopropylmalate dehydrogenase → MRVAVLPGDGIGPEVTEAALKVLKALDEAHGLGLTYQVYPFGGAAIDQLGEPFPEATQRGVEAAQAVLLGSVGGPRWDNLPRKIRPETGLLALRKSQDLFANLRPAKVFPGLERLSPLKEEIARGVDVLIVRELTGGIYFGEPRGMSEAEAWNTERYSKLEVERVAQVAFKAAQKRRRHVTSVDKANVLEVGEFWRKTVAEVHQGYPEVSLEHQYVDAMAMHLVKNPARFDVVVTGNIFGDILSDLASVLPGSLGLLPSASLGRGTPVFEPVHGSAPDIAGKGIANPTAAILSAAMMLEHAFGLVELARQVEGAVARALLEAPPPDLGGQVGTEAFTQEVLRRLK, encoded by the coding sequence ATGAGGGTAGCGGTCCTGCCGGGCGACGGCATCGGCCCCGAGGTGACCGAGGCCGCCCTAAAGGTCCTTAAGGCCCTGGACGAAGCCCATGGGCTGGGCCTCACCTACCAGGTTTACCCCTTTGGGGGGGCCGCCATAGACCAGCTGGGCGAGCCCTTTCCCGAGGCCACGCAAAGGGGGGTGGAGGCGGCCCAAGCGGTGCTTTTGGGAAGCGTGGGGGGACCCAGGTGGGATAACCTCCCCCGCAAAATCCGCCCGGAAACCGGGCTTCTGGCCCTGAGGAAAAGCCAAGACCTCTTCGCTAACCTGCGCCCGGCCAAGGTCTTCCCTGGGCTGGAAAGGCTTTCCCCCCTCAAGGAGGAGATCGCCCGGGGGGTGGATGTCCTCATCGTGCGGGAACTCACCGGGGGCATCTACTTCGGGGAGCCCCGGGGGATGTCGGAGGCCGAGGCCTGGAACACGGAACGCTACAGCAAGCTCGAGGTGGAACGGGTGGCCCAGGTGGCCTTTAAAGCGGCCCAGAAGCGAAGGCGGCACGTGACCAGCGTGGACAAGGCCAACGTGCTGGAGGTGGGGGAGTTCTGGCGCAAGACGGTGGCGGAGGTCCACCAGGGCTACCCGGAGGTTTCCCTGGAACACCAGTACGTGGACGCCATGGCCATGCACCTGGTGAAAAACCCGGCCCGCTTTGACGTGGTGGTGACGGGGAACATCTTCGGGGACATCCTCTCCGACCTGGCCTCGGTGCTTCCTGGCTCCTTGGGGCTTCTGCCTTCCGCCTCCTTGGGCCGGGGCACCCCGGTGTTTGAGCCCGTCCATGGCTCCGCCCCCGACATCGCCGGCAAGGGCATCGCCAACCCCACCGCCGCCATCCTCTCCGCAGCCATGATGCTGGAGCACGCCTTCGGCCTGGTGGAGCTGGCCCGTCAGGTGGAAGGGGCCGTGGCCCGGGCCCTCCTCGAGGCGCCCCCTCCGGACCTGGGGGGCCAGGTGGGCACGGAGGCCTTCACCCAGGAGGTGCTCCGCCGGCTAAAATAG
- the leuD gene encoding 3-isopropylmalate dehydratase small subunit — translation MLEKFTEIRGRAVPLRGEDIDTDRIIPARFMKVLTFEGLGKYLFYDERFDEKGNPKPHPLNDPRYQGANILLVEAGFGSGSSREHAPQAIKRAGFRAIIGESFAEIFFGNATAIGLPCVTLAPEDLAILFQAVEENPTLEVEVDLVGKEVRFGGRTAPLFIPEAAREALVEGLWDPIGELLQAGELLDQFDRRLPYPRRSE, via the coding sequence ATGCTGGAGAAGTTCACGGAGATCCGCGGCCGGGCGGTGCCCTTAAGGGGCGAGGATATAGACACGGACCGCATCATCCCCGCCCGTTTCATGAAGGTCCTCACCTTTGAGGGGCTTGGGAAGTACCTCTTCTACGATGAGCGTTTTGACGAGAAGGGGAACCCTAAGCCCCATCCCCTCAACGACCCCCGTTACCAAGGGGCCAACATCCTCTTGGTGGAGGCGGGCTTCGGTTCCGGAAGTAGCCGGGAGCACGCCCCCCAGGCCATCAAGCGGGCGGGGTTTAGGGCCATCATCGGGGAGAGTTTCGCCGAGATCTTCTTCGGCAACGCCACGGCCATTGGTCTCCCCTGCGTGACCCTGGCCCCTGAGGACCTGGCGATCCTCTTCCAGGCGGTGGAGGAGAATCCAACTCTCGAGGTGGAGGTGGACCTGGTGGGTAAGGAGGTGCGCTTTGGCGGGCGCACCGCCCCCCTTTTCATCCCCGAGGCGGCGCGGGAGGCCTTGGTGGAAGGCCTTTGGGACCCCATCGGGGAGCTTCTCCAGGCGGGGGAGCTTCTGGACCAGTTTGACCGCCGCCTTCCCTACCCCAGGAGGTCGGAATGA
- the leuC gene encoding 3-isopropylmalate dehydratase large subunit produces the protein MGKTLYEKVWEAHEVRKLKSGQSQLFIDLHLLHEVTSPQAFGMLRDLGLKVRYPHRTFATVDHIVPTHDRTEPFQDPLAQSMLEALRQNTKEHGVTFFDLGSGNQGIVHVIGPQLGLTQPGMTIACGDSHTSTHGAFGAVAFGIGTSQVRDVLATQTLAAQKLKVRRINVEGKLAPGVYAKDVILHIIRHLGVKGGLGYAYEYGGSTVEAMDMESRMTLCNMSIEGGARIGYVNPDETTFAYLEGRPYSPKGAEWEEAKRRWRAMASDPDATYDDVVTFRAEEIPPTVTWGINPGQAVPIDGRIPLLEELSPEERPLAEEALAYMGLRPGQPIKGVPVQVAFIGSCTNARLSDLREVARFLKGHKVRKGVRALVVPGSEWVARKAEEEGIAEIFREAGFEWRNPGCSMCLAMNPDRLEGDELAASSSNRNYKGRMGSPKGRTVLMSPLMVAAAAVTGEIADAREVFGIGR, from the coding sequence ATGGGAAAAACGCTTTACGAGAAGGTTTGGGAAGCCCACGAGGTGCGAAAGCTAAAAAGCGGGCAAAGCCAGCTTTTCATTGATCTCCACCTCCTCCACGAGGTGACCAGTCCCCAGGCCTTTGGCATGCTTAGGGACCTGGGCCTTAAGGTGCGCTACCCCCACCGCACCTTCGCCACCGTGGACCACATCGTCCCCACCCACGACCGCACGGAGCCCTTCCAGGACCCCCTGGCCCAGAGCATGCTGGAGGCCTTAAGGCAAAATACCAAGGAGCACGGGGTCACCTTCTTTGACCTGGGAAGCGGGAACCAGGGCATCGTCCACGTGATCGGCCCCCAGCTGGGCCTGACCCAGCCGGGGATGACCATCGCCTGTGGGGACTCCCACACCTCCACCCACGGGGCCTTCGGGGCGGTGGCCTTTGGCATCGGCACCAGCCAGGTGCGGGACGTCCTGGCCACCCAGACCCTGGCCGCCCAGAAGCTCAAGGTGCGGCGCATCAACGTGGAAGGGAAGCTGGCTCCCGGGGTCTACGCCAAGGACGTGATCCTGCACATCATCCGCCACCTGGGGGTAAAGGGGGGACTGGGCTACGCCTACGAGTATGGGGGAAGCACGGTGGAGGCCATGGACATGGAAAGCCGCATGACCCTTTGCAACATGTCCATTGAAGGTGGGGCCCGGATCGGGTATGTAAACCCGGACGAAACCACCTTCGCCTACCTGGAGGGCCGCCCCTATAGCCCCAAGGGCGCAGAGTGGGAGGAGGCCAAAAGGCGCTGGCGGGCCATGGCCTCCGACCCCGATGCCACCTATGATGACGTGGTCACCTTCCGGGCAGAGGAGATCCCCCCCACGGTGACTTGGGGCATCAACCCAGGGCAGGCCGTACCCATTGATGGCCGCATTCCCCTTCTGGAGGAGCTTTCCCCTGAGGAGCGGCCCTTGGCCGAGGAGGCCTTGGCCTATATGGGCCTCAGGCCGGGGCAGCCCATCAAAGGGGTGCCCGTGCAGGTGGCCTTCATCGGCAGTTGCACCAACGCCAGGCTTTCCGACCTCCGCGAGGTGGCCCGCTTCCTCAAGGGCCACAAGGTGAGGAAGGGGGTAAGGGCCTTGGTGGTGCCGGGCTCGGAGTGGGTGGCCAGGAAGGCGGAAGAGGAGGGCATCGCCGAAATCTTCCGGGAAGCGGGGTTTGAGTGGCGGAATCCAGGGTGTTCCATGTGCCTGGCCATGAATCCGGACCGTTTGGAAGGGGATGAGCTTGCGGCCAGCTCCTCCAACCGCAACTACAAGGGAAGGATGGGAAGCCCCAAGGGGCGCACGGTGCTCATGAGCCCCCTCATGGTGGCGGCGGCGGCGGTGACGGGCGAGATCGCCGACGCTCGGGAAGTCTTTGGGATTGGGAGGTAG
- a CDS encoding DUF1640 domain-containing protein, which produces MTTEERLYKLEGIVEGVMATLPERISSLEVRIDLLRKELKEDINSLRQEFKADVAALEGRLQEQMTSLRQELKADMASLRQELKGDMAALRQELKADINTALNRLMLYFSALAVILALLTLWR; this is translated from the coding sequence ATGACCACGGAGGAGCGGCTTTACAAGCTGGAAGGGATTGTGGAAGGCGTGATGGCCACCCTTCCCGAGCGCATATCTTCCCTCGAGGTGCGGATTGACCTCCTCCGCAAGGAGCTCAAGGAAGACATAAATTCTTTGCGGCAGGAGTTCAAGGCCGATGTGGCGGCCTTAGAGGGCAGGCTCCAGGAGCAGATGACCTCTTTGCGCCAGGAGCTCAAGGCCGATATGGCTTCTTTGCGCCAGGAACTCAAGGGGGATATGGCCGCCTTGCGCCAGGAGCTTAAAGCAGACATCAATACCGCCCTAAACCGCCTCATGCTTTACTTCAGCGCCCTGGCGGTCATCCTGGCCCTCCTCACCCTTTGGCGCTAG
- the trpS gene encoding tryptophan--tRNA ligase encodes MTRVLSGIQPSGEIHIGNYLGAIKQWVELGERLGQEALFCIVDYHALTNPLAYDPSTLARRTFEAALVNMAAGLNPEKVTLFVQSHVPEHTELSWVFTTITPLGDLTRMTQFKDKAAKQEAVWSGLLMYPVLQAADILIYKADTVPVGEDQVQHIELTREIARRFNALFGDTFPEPQALLNPEAPRVPGIDGKAKMSKSLGNTIGLLEDEGSIWEKIRHLPDDPQRIRLSDPGDPGRTVVFTYLSYFAPKELVEALKEEYRKAGIGTLTVKKILFEEMMKALRPIRERAEALKKDPDYVMDALLEGAKRARALAQATMAEVREKVGLLLPTRRPVYR; translated from the coding sequence ATGACGCGGGTTCTTTCCGGCATCCAGCCCTCGGGGGAGATCCACATCGGCAACTACCTGGGGGCCATCAAGCAGTGGGTGGAGCTCGGGGAAAGGCTGGGTCAGGAGGCCCTTTTTTGCATCGTGGACTACCACGCCCTCACCAACCCCCTGGCCTACGACCCCAGCACCCTGGCCCGGCGCACCTTTGAGGCGGCCCTGGTCAACATGGCCGCGGGGCTTAACCCGGAAAAAGTGACCCTCTTCGTCCAGTCCCATGTCCCTGAGCACACGGAGCTCTCCTGGGTCTTCACCACCATCACCCCCTTGGGGGACCTTACCCGCATGACCCAGTTCAAGGACAAGGCCGCCAAGCAGGAGGCGGTCTGGAGCGGGCTTCTCATGTACCCCGTGCTCCAGGCGGCGGATATCCTCATCTACAAGGCGGATACCGTCCCGGTGGGGGAGGACCAGGTGCAGCACATTGAGCTCACCCGGGAGATCGCCCGTCGCTTCAACGCCCTTTTTGGGGACACCTTCCCCGAGCCCCAGGCCCTTTTGAACCCCGAGGCCCCCCGGGTGCCGGGCATTGACGGCAAGGCCAAGATGAGCAAATCCCTGGGAAACACCATCGGCCTTTTGGAGGACGAGGGGAGCATCTGGGAGAAGATCCGCCACCTCCCCGATGATCCCCAGCGCATCCGCCTCTCCGACCCCGGAGACCCGGGGCGGACCGTGGTCTTCACCTACCTGTCCTACTTCGCCCCCAAGGAGCTGGTGGAGGCCTTAAAGGAGGAGTACCGGAAAGCGGGGATCGGCACCCTGACGGTAAAGAAGATCCTCTTTGAGGAGATGATGAAGGCCCTGAGGCCCATCCGGGAGCGGGCCGAGGCCCTCAAGAAGGACCCCGACTACGTGATGGACGCCCTCTTGGAGGGGGCCAAGCGGGCCCGGGCCCTGGCCCAGGCCACCATGGCGGAGGTGCGGGAGAAGGTGGGCCTTCTCCTTCCCACCAGGCGCCCGGTGTACCGGTGA
- a CDS encoding chromosome segregation protein ScpA, producing MIRLEFPGFSGTPWELREALRRGRLSPRAIPLLLVVEQALAQVPEDLRPRSELLPILAELLLLKLSPQKALVPKEEGEEAPLVQALLDLSETVAFLQKRLEKRSRLIPVSPPPLPKPALRLPPRALAEAARPFRRAVLALSPKPFGLMEAWARLRGFLRGRTPFHRLPLRGWGERAIGFAALLEASRLGWVRLSQEGNFGPLWVERGLEDQEEGLVSSPFPGPCVKGNLPPVGPWS from the coding sequence GTGATCCGGCTGGAGTTCCCCGGTTTTTCCGGCACCCCTTGGGAGCTCCGGGAGGCCCTCAGGCGGGGCCGCCTTTCCCCCAGGGCCATACCCCTTCTCCTTGTGGTGGAGCAGGCCTTGGCCCAGGTTCCCGAGGACCTGAGGCCAAGGAGCGAGCTCCTTCCCATCCTGGCGGAGCTTTTGCTGCTGAAGCTTTCCCCACAAAAGGCCCTGGTTCCCAAGGAGGAAGGGGAGGAAGCCCCTTTGGTGCAGGCGCTTTTGGACCTTTCCGAGACCGTGGCCTTTTTGCAGAAACGGCTTGAGAAGCGTTCCCGGCTCATCCCCGTCTCCCCGCCCCCCCTTCCCAAGCCCGCCCTCCGCCTTCCCCCAAGGGCCTTGGCGGAGGCGGCAAGGCCCTTTAGAAGGGCGGTGTTGGCCCTAAGCCCAAAGCCCTTTGGCCTCATGGAGGCCTGGGCCCGGCTTCGGGGTTTCCTGAGGGGCCGAACCCCTTTCCACCGCCTTCCCCTAAGGGGCTGGGGGGAGCGGGCCATAGGCTTTGCCGCCCTCTTGGAGGCCTCCCGCCTGGGGTGGGTGCGGCTTAGCCAGGAGGGAAACTTTGGGCCCCTGTGGGTGGAAAGGGGCTTGGAGGATCAGGAAGAGGGGTTGGTGTCCAGCCCGTTCCCGGGGCCTTGTGTTAAGGGGAACCTCCCTCCAGTAGGGCCCTGGTCCTAG